Proteins from a genomic interval of Hemitrygon akajei unplaced genomic scaffold, sHemAka1.3 Scf000067, whole genome shotgun sequence:
- the LOC140722005 gene encoding uncharacterized protein, giving the protein MPLTCSDCGKGFTQSSQLEVHRRIHTGEWPFVCSACGKRFTWSSNLVRHYRVHTGERPFTCSECGKGFARSYQLIEHQRVHTGEKPFSCSECGRRFKESDTLVKHYQIHTGEKPFTCSECGKGFTRSSDVKIHQRIHTGEKPFICSECGKGFTNSSHLVKHCRIHTGEKPFICSDCGKGFTDSSKLVRHYPIHTGEKPFRCSECGKGFTRSTSLVKHSQIHTREKLFTCPDCGKEFTRSSDFKEHQQIHTGHSPVLNVGMDSQIHLN; this is encoded by the coding sequence atgccattgacctgctcagactgtgggaagggattcactcagtcatctcaactggagGTGCATcggcgaattcacactggggagtggccattcgtGTGCTCtgcatgtgggaagagattcacttggtcatccaaCCTTGTGAGGCACTACcgcgttcacactggggagaggccattcacttgctcagaatgtgggaagggatttgctcgGTCATATCAACTGattgaacatcagcgagttcacactggggagaaaccattcagctgctctgaatgtgggaggagattcaAAGAATCAGACACACTTGTGAAACACtaccaaattcacactggggagaagccattcacgtgctctgaatgtgggaagggattcactcggtcatcagaTGTTAAAATACAtcaacgaattcacactggggagaaaccattcatctgctctgaatgtgggaagggattcactaactcatcccaccttgtgaagcactgccgaattcacaccggggagaaaccgttcatctgctcagattgtgggaagggattcactgactcatccaaaCTTGTGAGGCACTAcccaattcacactggggagaagccattcaggtgttctgaatgtgggaagggattcactcggtcaaccAGCCTTGTGAAGCACAGCCAAATTCACACCAGGGAGAAACTGTTCACCTGCCCAGATTGCGGGAAAGAATTCACTCGGTCCTCAGACTTTAAAGAACATCAACAAATTCACACTGGCCACTCACCTGTTCTgaatgtgggaatggattcacaaATACATCTCAATTGa